From Dietzia sp. ANT_WB102, a single genomic window includes:
- a CDS encoding CPBP family intramembrane glutamic endopeptidase, translated as MTPPGDSAPGLWTTPVRGRAALSALAWVLLYGAGVVVVVIGFLFAARAAGTGRPDIALVALIVLGGTAVATLVAVWIHLLRRRGLRWADLGLRQPDRSPLHLMWQIPAVMITGSVASMLVLIPLGATEAADDAALTDLVAGGPVFMVSGMLTVAVLVPVAEEVVFRGIVLAALRARFRVVAGTTLAGAAFAVVHLLPPALPYLLVVGISLCAMAEWYRSIIPGIVLHGVNNAVVFGGVIAAGVG; from the coding sequence GTGACTCCACCGGGCGACAGCGCCCCCGGACTCTGGACCACGCCGGTCCGGGGCCGGGCGGCGCTGTCGGCGTTGGCGTGGGTACTTCTCTATGGGGCAGGCGTCGTCGTCGTCGTGATCGGGTTCCTGTTCGCGGCACGCGCGGCGGGTACCGGACGCCCTGACATCGCACTGGTCGCCCTCATCGTCCTGGGTGGCACCGCGGTGGCCACGCTGGTCGCGGTGTGGATACACCTGCTCCGGCGGCGCGGACTCCGCTGGGCTGACCTAGGACTCCGGCAACCGGACCGCTCGCCGCTCCACCTGATGTGGCAGATCCCCGCCGTGATGATCACGGGGTCCGTCGCCTCGATGCTGGTGCTGATCCCCCTGGGGGCGACCGAGGCCGCGGATGACGCAGCGCTCACGGATCTCGTCGCCGGCGGGCCCGTCTTCATGGTGTCGGGGATGCTCACCGTGGCGGTTCTCGTCCCTGTGGCGGAGGAGGTCGTGTTCCGAGGCATCGTGCTGGCAGCGCTGCGGGCCCGATTCCGGGTAGTAGCGGGGACCACGCTCGCCGGCGCGGCGTTCGCCGTAGTGCACCTGCTCCCGCCTGCGCTGCCGTACCTGCTCGTGGTGGGAATTTCACTCTGCGCGATGGCGGAGTGGTACCGGTCGATCATTCCCGGCATCGTGCTCCACGGGGTCAACAACGCGGTGGTGTTCGGCGGGGTGATCGCCGCAGGGGTGGGCTGA
- a CDS encoding AEC family transporter encodes MAGVLNGFAVIVALVALGWLLARSQVLGTDSHLVINRLVFYVATPALLLDALARTTLDQVFTGVFVVSAVSAIVIAVLYVAIARLWLNRPAADLVVGALSAGYVNSANLGIPIALYVLGDLGFVMPLLLFQVVVLQPIAIAVLERAARSEGSDGGGGAPAALLQSVRQPIVLAALAGVLLAALPWDPPDSVLEPVHLVGQISVPGALLVFGMSLYGVKVLEAGASPRREIFLASALKLIAHPLLAYAIGAYLLGMRDHELLTVVVAAALPTAQNVLVVATRYGHGTLLARDSAVLTTLGALPVLLLVSALLA; translated from the coding sequence GTGGCCGGCGTTCTGAACGGCTTCGCCGTGATCGTCGCTCTCGTGGCCCTGGGTTGGCTGCTCGCGCGATCCCAGGTGCTGGGTACGGACTCGCACCTGGTGATCAACCGCCTGGTGTTCTACGTCGCCACCCCTGCGCTCCTTCTCGACGCTCTCGCACGCACGACCCTCGACCAAGTCTTCACCGGCGTGTTCGTGGTGTCCGCCGTGTCAGCGATCGTCATCGCGGTCCTCTACGTTGCCATCGCGCGACTGTGGCTCAACCGTCCAGCCGCCGATCTGGTGGTGGGGGCACTGTCGGCCGGATACGTCAACTCGGCCAATCTCGGCATTCCCATCGCGCTGTACGTGCTCGGGGACCTCGGCTTCGTCATGCCGCTGCTGCTGTTCCAGGTCGTGGTCCTCCAACCCATCGCGATCGCCGTGCTGGAGCGGGCCGCCCGTTCTGAGGGCTCGGACGGAGGCGGCGGCGCTCCCGCGGCGCTCCTGCAGTCGGTCCGTCAACCGATCGTGCTCGCCGCACTCGCTGGCGTGCTGTTGGCCGCGCTGCCCTGGGACCCGCCTGATAGCGTGCTCGAACCCGTGCACCTGGTGGGTCAGATCTCCGTCCCCGGAGCCCTGTTGGTCTTCGGCATGTCGCTCTACGGCGTCAAGGTGCTCGAGGCGGGCGCGTCGCCCCGCCGAGAGATCTTCCTCGCGAGCGCGCTCAAGCTGATCGCCCATCCGCTCCTCGCCTATGCAATCGGCGCGTACCTGCTGGGGATGCGCGACCACGAACTGCTCACAGTCGTGGTGGCAGCCGCGCTGCCCACCGCCCAGAACGTTTTGGTGGTCGCGACCCGCTACGGACACGGAACACTGTTGGCCCGGGATTCGGCGGTACTCACGACCCTTGGCGCGTTACCGGTGCTCTTGCTGGTTTCGGCGCTGCTGGCCTGA
- the rpsR gene encoding 30S ribosomal protein S18: MAKARSTPSKKIRAQEGRRPKKNPLKVAGIETVDYKDVNTLRTFISDRGKIRSRRVTGLTPQQQRQVAVAVKNAREMALLPFTSR; this comes from the coding sequence ATGGCTAAAGCACGCAGCACCCCGTCCAAGAAGATCCGCGCCCAGGAGGGCCGTCGGCCGAAGAAGAACCCGTTGAAGGTCGCGGGTATCGAGACGGTCGACTACAAGGACGTCAACACCCTCCGTACCTTCATCTCCGATCGCGGCAAGATCCGTTCGCGTCGCGTCACCGGCCTCACGCCGCAGCAGCAGCGTCAGGTCGCCGTGGCCGTCAAGAACGCCCGTGAGATGGCTCTCCTGCCGTTCACCAGCCGCTGA
- the rpsN gene encoding 30S ribosomal protein S14 has product MAKKSKIARNEQRKAKVARFAERRAELKTIIKNPKSTDEERMDAQTALNKMPRDASPVRVRNRDVADGRPRGYLRKFGLSRVRMREMAHRGELPGVTKSSW; this is encoded by the coding sequence GTGGCCAAGAAGTCCAAGATCGCGCGCAACGAGCAGCGCAAGGCCAAGGTCGCCCGGTTCGCCGAGCGTCGCGCCGAGCTCAAGACCATCATCAAGAACCCCAAGAGCACGGACGAGGAGCGCATGGACGCCCAGACCGCGCTCAACAAGATGCCGCGTGACGCCTCGCCGGTGCGAGTCCGTAACCGCGATGTCGCCGACGGTCGTCCCCGCGGCTACCTCCGCAAGTTCGGCCTCTCCCGCGTCCGGATGCGCGAGATGGCCCACCGTGGCGAGCTGCCCGGTGTCACGAAGTCGAGTTGGTGA
- the rpmG gene encoding 50S ribosomal protein L33 — translation MARNDIRPIIKLKSTAGTGFTYVTRKNRRNNPDRIVLKKFDPVVRKHVEFREER, via the coding sequence ATGGCCCGTAACGACATCCGCCCCATCATTAAGCTGAAGTCCACGGCCGGTACCGGGTTCACCTACGTGACCCGCAAGAACCGTCGTAACAATCCGGACCGCATCGTCCTCAAGAAGTTCGACCCGGTCGTCCGTAAGCACGTCGAATTCCGAGAGGAGCGCTGA
- the rpmB gene encoding 50S ribosomal protein L28 — MSAHCQVTGRKPGFGKSVSHSHRRTNRRWNPNIQRRSYFVPSEGRRVTLTVSTKGIKTIDRDGIEAVVARIRARGEKI; from the coding sequence ATGTCGGCGCATTGCCAGGTAACGGGACGGAAGCCGGGTTTCGGCAAGTCCGTCTCGCACTCACACCGCAGGACCAACCGTCGCTGGAACCCGAACATCCAGCGCCGTAGCTATTTCGTGCCCTCCGAGGGCCGTCGCGTCACGCTGACGGTCTCGACCAAGGGCATCAAGACCATCGACCGCGATGGCATCGAGGCCGTCGTGGCCCGCATCCGTGCCCGTGGGGAGAAGATCTGA
- a CDS encoding type B 50S ribosomal protein L31 has product MKNDIHPDYHPVVFQDSGTGTKFLTRSTATSSRTVEWEDGQTYPLIVVDVTSESHPFWTGAQRVMDTAGRVEKFQRRYGTRARRK; this is encoded by the coding sequence ATGAAGAACGACATCCACCCCGACTACCACCCGGTGGTCTTCCAGGACTCGGGCACGGGCACCAAGTTCCTCACCCGTTCCACTGCGACCAGCAGCCGCACGGTCGAGTGGGAGGACGGTCAGACCTACCCGCTCATCGTCGTGGACGTGACCAGCGAGTCGCACCCGTTCTGGACCGGCGCGCAGCGTGTCATGGACACCGCCGGCCGCGTCGAGAAGTTCCAGCGCCGCTACGGCACCCGCGCCCGCCGCAAGTGA
- the rpmF gene encoding 50S ribosomal protein L32, which yields MAVPKRRLSRANTHSRRSQWKADNVALQETKVDGRPVVLPRRLVKAAQLGLVDLDR from the coding sequence ATGGCAGTTCCCAAGCGCCGCCTCTCGCGTGCCAACACCCACTCCCGCCGGTCCCAGTGGAAGGCTGACAACGTCGCCCTTCAGGAGACCAAGGTCGACGGTCGCCCCGTTGTGCTGCCCCGTCGTCTGGTCAAGGCCGCCCAGCTCGGCCTGGTCGATCTCGACCGCTGA
- a CDS encoding response regulator transcription factor: MKILVVDDDQAVRESLRRSLTFNGYDVELAGDGVEAIERVDANRPDAVILDVMMPRRDGLEVCRILRSRGDDLAVLMLTARDAVSERVAGLDAGADDYLPKPFALEELLARLRALLRRRSPDVDEVDEVLEFEDLKMDLATREVTRGERRIQLTRTEFSLLELLMHHPRRVLTRSHILEEVWGYDFPTSGNALEVYIGYLRRKTEGEGESRLIHTVRGVGYVLRETP, translated from the coding sequence ATGAAGATTCTCGTTGTCGACGACGACCAGGCCGTGCGCGAATCGCTCCGGCGTTCCCTGACGTTCAACGGGTACGACGTCGAGCTCGCCGGCGACGGCGTCGAAGCGATCGAGCGGGTCGACGCCAACCGGCCGGATGCGGTCATCCTCGACGTGATGATGCCCCGTCGGGACGGTCTCGAGGTGTGCCGGATCCTGCGCAGCAGGGGTGACGACCTGGCGGTGCTTATGCTCACTGCCAGGGATGCGGTGTCCGAGCGGGTCGCCGGTCTGGATGCCGGGGCCGACGACTACCTGCCCAAGCCGTTCGCGCTTGAGGAGCTCCTCGCGCGCCTGCGTGCGCTGCTGCGTCGCCGCAGCCCCGACGTCGATGAGGTCGACGAGGTGCTGGAGTTCGAGGACCTGAAGATGGACCTCGCCACTCGCGAGGTCACCCGCGGCGAGCGCCGGATCCAGCTCACCCGCACCGAATTCTCGCTCCTCGAACTGCTCATGCATCACCCGCGCCGGGTCCTAACCCGCAGCCACATCCTCGAAGAGGTGTGGGGTTACGACTTCCCGACCTCGGGTAACGCGCTCGAGGTCTACATCGGATACCTGCGACGTAAGACGGAAGGGGAGGGCGAGAGCCGGTTGATCCACACCGTGCGTGGCGTGGGTTACGTACTGCGTGAGACGCCATAG
- a CDS encoding HAMP domain-containing sensor histidine kinase produces the protein MRVNSAPISLRQRVTLLAASSVGVAVALMAVAAYFVVSGSLYSDVNNRLEQQADQLVNSQLASEFALQSRSTLIALRAFNPNLDAQIVAPSGVRTATGEPFQIGGPEISVVRGDAESSLRTSGGKQIYAVGVRDGSTLILAQDLSPTRAALNRLAIVLTLVGAAGIALAAVAGTAVGRTGLAPVARLTRAVERIARTDDLRPIPVAGDDEIARLTRSFNQMLVALGESRERQARLVADAGHELKTPLTSMRTNVELLIAASRPGARTIPEADRGALEEDVVAQISELSQLVGDLVELAREDSGEVELEPVALADAVDRALERVRRRRHDVEFDVELMPWYCFGDSAGIERAVLNVCDNAAKWSPAGGTVTVRMRPVSDAVMELTVADQGSGVPEEDRELVFERFHRSHEARGMPGSGLGLAIVRQVTTRHGGTVEIGDAEGGGALVRLTIPGSEHLPG, from the coding sequence ATGCGGGTGAATTCCGCACCGATCTCACTGCGCCAGCGGGTGACGTTGCTGGCGGCGAGTTCGGTGGGCGTCGCGGTGGCCCTCATGGCCGTCGCGGCGTATTTCGTCGTGTCGGGGTCGCTGTACAGCGACGTCAATAATCGCCTGGAGCAGCAGGCCGATCAACTGGTGAACAGTCAACTCGCGTCCGAGTTCGCCCTTCAGTCCCGAAGCACGCTGATCGCGTTGCGGGCATTCAATCCGAATCTGGACGCGCAGATCGTTGCGCCCTCCGGTGTGCGCACCGCGACCGGCGAACCTTTCCAGATCGGCGGGCCGGAGATCTCAGTGGTCCGCGGGGACGCCGAGTCGAGCCTGCGCACGTCCGGCGGAAAGCAGATTTACGCCGTGGGGGTTCGCGACGGGTCGACGCTCATCCTCGCCCAGGATCTCAGCCCGACCCGGGCTGCGCTGAACCGCCTGGCGATCGTGCTCACGCTCGTCGGGGCGGCGGGCATCGCGCTGGCCGCGGTGGCCGGGACCGCGGTCGGCCGGACCGGGCTCGCGCCGGTGGCGAGACTGACCAGGGCGGTGGAACGGATCGCACGCACCGATGACCTGCGACCCATCCCTGTGGCGGGTGACGACGAGATCGCGCGGCTCACACGCAGTTTCAATCAGATGCTCGTCGCGCTGGGGGAGAGCCGGGAAAGGCAGGCGCGGCTCGTCGCGGATGCCGGGCACGAGCTGAAGACACCGCTCACCAGTATGCGGACAAACGTCGAGCTGCTGATCGCGGCCAGTAGGCCCGGTGCCCGGACAATCCCCGAGGCCGATCGAGGCGCTCTGGAAGAAGACGTCGTGGCGCAGATCTCCGAACTGAGTCAGCTGGTGGGCGATCTGGTCGAGCTTGCTCGCGAGGATTCCGGTGAGGTCGAGTTGGAGCCGGTCGCGCTCGCTGATGCGGTCGACCGGGCACTCGAGCGGGTTCGGCGCCGCCGACACGACGTGGAGTTCGATGTAGAGCTGATGCCCTGGTATTGCTTCGGGGACTCGGCCGGTATCGAGCGCGCCGTGCTGAACGTGTGCGACAACGCCGCCAAATGGAGCCCCGCGGGCGGCACGGTGACCGTGCGGATGCGGCCCGTCTCCGACGCGGTCATGGAGTTGACCGTCGCGGACCAGGGGTCCGGCGTCCCGGAGGAGGACAGAGAGTTGGTCTTTGAGCGTTTCCACCGCTCCCACGAGGCCCGGGGGATGCCGGGTTCGGGTCTAGGGCTCGCCATCGTCCGGCAGGTGACGACTCGGCACGGTGGAACAGTCGAGATCGGCGACGCCGAGGGCGGTGGCGCACTCGTCCGACTGACCATCCCGGGCAGCGAGCACCTGCCCGGATAG
- a CDS encoding trypsin-like peptidase domain-containing protein: protein MENDNGRGRGEPGSPDEWAGGSGAGLGGSGHRPGEQNPYPGQNPYTGQHHVEQGRGGDGGTTAAFPPSSPAQGYTQPGPWRPADAAYPSDQPPFAGAGPGTAPAASGPQKSGRGLLAAGIVAAMLVSGGLGGWIGATVADGSSTGLSAPVNSSQPVGQAPDGTVEAVAGKVLPSVVSIDVRSQTGRGEGSGVVLTPDGLIVTNNHVIAMARAGGEIQVRFNDGSKAPASVVGTDPATDIAVVKVETSRSLTPISLGSSATLTEGQAVAAVGSPLGLSGTVTTGIVSALDRPVRAGGAESDQSTVIDAIQTDAAVNPGNSGGALVNMNGELVGINSAIASLGSGNSGSIGLGFAIPVDQARRIADQLIKQGYATRAVLGVSVSDSPSGDGALVRAVEPGGPAERAGINEGAVITGVGERLIEGGDALVAAIRSRPPGETVSVTYASREGEAPKSVDVVLGEAR from the coding sequence ATGGAGAACGACAACGGTCGGGGCCGGGGCGAACCCGGGTCCCCAGACGAATGGGCCGGGGGATCGGGAGCAGGACTCGGAGGGTCCGGTCACCGACCCGGCGAGCAGAACCCGTATCCGGGTCAGAACCCGTACACCGGTCAGCACCACGTGGAGCAGGGTAGGGGCGGAGATGGCGGGACCACCGCCGCGTTCCCCCCGTCGTCTCCGGCGCAGGGGTACACGCAGCCCGGACCGTGGCGGCCCGCAGACGCCGCGTACCCCTCGGACCAGCCGCCTTTTGCCGGGGCTGGGCCAGGCACGGCTCCCGCGGCGTCAGGTCCACAAAAGTCGGGCCGCGGCCTGCTCGCGGCCGGCATCGTGGCCGCCATGCTCGTCTCGGGCGGGCTCGGTGGGTGGATCGGTGCGACGGTCGCCGACGGGTCCTCGACGGGCCTGTCCGCGCCCGTCAATTCATCCCAGCCCGTTGGGCAGGCGCCCGACGGCACCGTCGAGGCGGTCGCGGGCAAGGTGCTGCCGAGCGTGGTCTCGATCGATGTGCGCTCACAGACAGGGCGTGGGGAGGGTTCCGGAGTGGTGTTGACCCCGGACGGGCTCATCGTCACCAATAACCACGTGATCGCGATGGCCCGTGCCGGTGGTGAGATCCAGGTGCGTTTCAACGACGGATCCAAGGCGCCCGCGAGCGTCGTGGGCACGGATCCCGCCACAGACATCGCGGTCGTCAAAGTCGAGACCTCCCGCTCGCTCACTCCGATCTCGTTGGGGTCCTCGGCGACGCTGACAGAGGGTCAGGCGGTGGCCGCGGTCGGGTCGCCGCTCGGGTTGTCGGGCACTGTCACCACGGGCATCGTCTCCGCGCTCGACCGCCCGGTCAGGGCCGGCGGGGCGGAGTCCGACCAGAGCACTGTCATCGACGCCATCCAGACCGATGCCGCCGTGAATCCGGGCAATTCGGGCGGCGCACTGGTCAATATGAACGGCGAGTTGGTCGGCATCAACTCGGCGATCGCGTCGCTGGGGTCGGGCAACTCCGGGTCGATCGGTCTGGGATTCGCGATCCCCGTGGACCAGGCCCGGCGGATCGCAGACCAGTTGATCAAGCAGGGGTACGCGACCCGCGCGGTGCTCGGGGTGTCGGTCAGTGACTCACCGAGCGGTGACGGGGCGCTCGTGCGCGCCGTCGAGCCGGGGGGACCTGCCGAGCGCGCCGGAATCAACGAGGGAGCGGTCATCACCGGGGTGGGGGAACGACTCATCGAGGGTGGCGACGCGCTCGTCGCGGCGATCCGGTCCCGGCCTCCGGGGGAGACGGTGAGCGTCACCTATGCTTCTCGTGAGGGAGAAGCACCCAAGTCCGTCGACGTTGTACTGGGAGAGGCCAGATGA
- a CDS encoding molybdenum cofactor biosynthesis protein B, whose amino-acid sequence MSTRFDPRALPGGRKLSAGLDFDPAALEPVEPQIAGRAMVVVVTDRLDDEEDSIGPLVTELLEEEGFLVGGVVGVPADEAEVRKALETAVVGGFDFVVTVGGTGVGPRDITPEVTEEILDQRLPGIAEAVRSSGLTAGAVDSIVSRGYVGVSGSTVVANLAPSRAAIRDGMATLCPLVSYVVAQLSAFDEL is encoded by the coding sequence ATGAGCACCAGATTTGATCCGCGGGCTCTGCCCGGAGGCCGAAAGCTTTCCGCCGGTCTTGACTTCGATCCGGCTGCCCTTGAGCCCGTCGAGCCTCAGATCGCTGGTCGGGCCATGGTAGTGGTGGTGACGGACCGTCTGGACGACGAGGAAGATTCGATTGGCCCCCTGGTCACCGAACTGCTCGAGGAGGAGGGTTTCCTCGTCGGCGGTGTCGTGGGCGTGCCCGCCGACGAGGCGGAGGTACGCAAGGCCCTCGAGACGGCCGTGGTCGGCGGATTCGACTTCGTGGTGACGGTGGGCGGCACCGGGGTCGGCCCCCGCGACATCACCCCCGAGGTCACCGAGGAGATCCTCGACCAGCGGCTGCCCGGGATCGCCGAGGCCGTCCGGTCATCGGGACTCACGGCTGGCGCGGTCGACTCGATCGTCTCGCGGGGATACGTGGGGGTGTCGGGAAGCACGGTCGTCGCCAACCTCGCGCCGAGCCGCGCGGCGATTCGCGACGGGATGGCTACCCTGTGCCCGCTCGTGTCGTACGTGGTCGCCCAGCTGTCCGCCTTCGACGAGCTGTGA
- the mscL gene encoding large conductance mechanosensitive channel protein MscL, whose amino-acid sequence MLKGFKDFIMQGNVIDLAVAVVIGTAFASIVDAFTSAIINPLIALLGGDKEVGFAVQLLDNNPETVMNFGMLITAIINFLLVAAIIYFALVAPMNKMKEAAAKRKGIEAPASDNDLLVEIRDLLAGRPLTHPSAPESPSSNS is encoded by the coding sequence ATGCTCAAGGGCTTCAAAGACTTCATCATGCAGGGCAATGTGATCGATCTGGCGGTCGCCGTCGTGATCGGCACGGCCTTCGCGTCCATCGTCGACGCGTTCACCAGCGCGATCATCAATCCGCTGATCGCACTGCTCGGCGGAGACAAGGAGGTCGGGTTCGCCGTCCAACTCCTCGACAACAACCCCGAGACCGTCATGAACTTCGGGATGCTCATCACCGCGATCATCAACTTCCTGCTGGTCGCGGCCATCATCTACTTCGCCCTGGTCGCACCGATGAACAAGATGAAGGAGGCCGCCGCCAAGCGCAAGGGCATCGAGGCCCCCGCTTCGGACAACGACCTCCTCGTGGAGATCCGCGACCTGCTCGCCGGCCGCCCGCTCACGCACCCCTCCGCCCCGGAGAGCCCGTCCAGCAACTCCTGA